The following nucleotide sequence is from Barnesiella viscericola DSM 18177.
GAACCAGGTAGTCGAGGAGTACAAGAGCCGCTATCGCCTCAACTACTCGGTGCTGGCTACGCCGGCCGAGGGGCTGTCGGGCCGTTTCACCCGGCTGGACCGCAAGCGCTACGGCATCATTCCCGGGGTGACCGACCGCGACTACTACGTCAACTCCTTCCACATCGATGTGAAGGAGCCGGTGACCATTGTCGAGAAAATCCGTAAGGAGGCTCCCTTCCACGCCATCACCCGGGGCGGACACATCACCTATGTCGAGCTCGACGGCGAGGCGAAGAAAAACGTGGCGGCTATCTTGAAAATCGTGAAGGTGATGCACGACGAGGGCATCGGTTACGGGTCGATCAACCACCCGGTCGATACCTGTCGCTCGTGTGGCTACCGGGGCGTCATCTATACCCGGTGCCCCGTGTGCAAGAGCGAGAACATCTCGCGCATGCGGCGCATCACCGGTTACCTGACCGGCAGTCTCGAATCGTGGAATTCGGCCAAGCAGGCCGAGGAGCGCGACCGCGTAAAGCACAGGTAAATGGAGCCGTTGCATCTGATCAATGTCTACCCCGAGACCATCTCCGACGGTTTCGGGGTACGCTATTCCATCTATCTGGCCGGTTGCACGCATCGTTGCCGGGGGTGTCACAATGCCGGCAGCTGGAATCCCCGGGCGGGCGAACCGCTCACCGAGGCGTTGCTCGCCCGCATCGTCGACGAGATACGGGCCAATCCGCTGCTCGACGGCATCACCCTCTCGGGGGGCGACCCCTTTTACAATCCGCTGGCCCTGCTGGCCTTGTTGCAGCGGCTCAAAGCCGATACTGGCCTGAATATCTGGTGCTATACCGGTTACACCTACGAGGCGTTGCTGGCCGATGAGGCGCGCCGGCCCTGCCTCGACTATATCGATACGCTGGTCGACGGTCCCTTCGTGCAGTCGCTGTTCGACCCCACGCTGGTGTTCAGGGGCAGCCGCAACCAGCGCATACTGCACCTGTCGCGTGCCCGATGAGGGGTGCGCGTCGACGAAAAGAGGGGCGTAGATGAAACAAGATTACACGGCCCGGTAATAATCCTGCAAGAGGCAGCGGGCGATGAAATCCCAGTTGTCGGCCACGAGGTGTGGGTCGCCGTCGGCCAGGCAGGCATCGGGTAACAGGTTGTGGGAGCAGAGGTAGAGCAGCAGGTCCACGGGGCATCGTCCGGGGAGGGTAAGCAGCGAGATAGCACCCTTTCGGGCCTCTTCGGGGCGATAATAGGGGTTGGCCGGGTCGGCAATGTATTGTGCAATATCCGAGGCCACCAGCATACCTTTGTAGGGAGTCACGTAGAGTACGAAATTCTTTTTGTGAGCCAGGTGCGAGAGGTGTCCGCCCTCGGTCTCGCCCCACTGCATGCCCTCGGTGAGGAAGCGGTCCAGCTCGGTGTAGGAGCCGATGTACTTCACGGGGCTTCCGCCGGTCGACTGGGTGAACTGCTGGTAGTAGGGGTGCAGCTCCTTCTTCTCTTCGGGCTCTTCGGGCAGGGTGTGTTGCCACAGCAGCGATACCCATTCGTGGGCAAAAAGCGCCAGCGGTCCTGCCGGCAGGGTGTAGAGCGACTCCCGGCGCAGTTTTTCGAGTCGGGAGAGCTTCTCCTTTTCATTGTGGTGCGGCTTGCTGTGCACCTCGTGCAGCAGCTGGCGGGCCAGCGAGCGGTTCGACGGCCCCAGCAGGAACGACTCCCAGAAGAGCCATTCGGCAAAACGGTAGCGTGCCTCGGGGTCGCTTGTCTCGTTCAGTTCGGGCAGGCAGAACTCTTGCAGCAGCGGCGAGTCGGGAGCCGTTTCATATTCACTCTCCAACAGGTCGTAGATGGGGTCGGCCGTAGCGATGAGGCGGTCGTCGAGCGGCGACAGCAGTTCGTGTTCGGCACCGTAGGCGGCCGACAGATACCACAGCAGCACCCGTACATCTTCGCGGTTGACCTCGCCCTCGTAGTAGTTTGGAGTGTCGAAGAACGGCAGCGTGCAGCCGTAGAAGGCCCGGTGCTGGGTCGTGAAGGCAGCCCACAGTCCGGTCTCCGACAAGATGTCGGCAAAGTAGCCCACGAGGTCGCAGCAGATGGATTTCACCGCTTCGTCGTTCCATTGGGTTTTCAGTGGCGAGCGTTGTATCTCGTCGTACAGTCGGTTGGCGAGCCGGACGTAATAGCGGTCGCTGTCGGTCGTTTGGGTATAGGGCTGCCGGGCGAGCCATTGTTGTAAGGTGATGTTCATGTCGTCGTCTTTTTGAGGGTAGAACAAAACAGGAGCCGGTAGGGTTCCCGGCCCGATTCCGCGCGGGACCGCTGGTAGCGGGTATTGGCCGGGGACAGTCGGCAGACGGGAGATTCCCCGATGGAGAATCCCCCGCTCCCGGGAACGGGGTTAAGCCTGGCCGCCGGGAGCCATGAAGGGAGGCATGCCGCCGCCGCGTTGCGGGTCGTTCATCTGTATGGGACCGAACTGGGCTTCATACTTGCGAATGTTGTCTTGCAGGGCAAACAGCAGACGTTTGGCATGTTCGGCCGTGAGAATGATGCGCGATTTGACCGGTGCCTTGGGAGCTCCCGGGGTAACGCGGATAAAGTCGATGACAAACTCCGACGGGGCGTGCGAGATGATGGCCAGGTTGGAGTAGGTGCCTTCGGCCACGGCGGCCGACAGTTCTATCTGAATCTCTTTTTTCTCTTCCATGATCAATGCAATTTAAAGTAATAGTATTTGTAGTTGAAATTCACTTGGTTTACATAGAGTTGCAGCGTGGTGTAGGGACGGCTGCGATACCCCTCGATGTTGAACGACGAGTAGAGGTTGGTCCAGTGTCCTTCGGGGTCGTCGTTGCGGCTGTGGCGCAGCTCCATTTTGAGCGTGTCGCCCGCGAGGGTCGACTCGTCGGCCACCAGCATGAGAGTATGGGGGCGGCTGTGGTAGTCGATGCGGTAGCGCAGGTTGAGGAAGTCGCCGGTCTTCCACACGCTTTGCAGGTAGAGGGTATCGTCGGGCAGTTGGGCCATCTGCTCGTGCGAGACCAGGCGCAGCGTGTCGAAGTGTATTGACGAGAGGGCCTGTATCTCGATGCGCTGGCGGTTCTCGCCCAACGTCTCGACAGGACGGTATTGCAGCAGCACGCGCACCCCTTCGGCCGTCTTCGCCTCGTTTACGGCCCCGACCGGGTAGAGAGTATCCAGTGGAGCCGAGTCGGTAGCCTGGTGGGTAAAGTAGGTCCCGTCGTTGCCTCGGTGACAGGTGACAATGTCGGCATAGAAGATACCATAGATATCCTTCTCCTGCTCACAGGCCGTTGTCAACAACAGCAACAGGGAGAGGAGCCACCAGCGGGAGGCAATCGTCGGGCTCATACCTCCACCTCCTTCTCGGGCGGGTCGACAATCGCACCGTCTTTCATGAAGAGAATGCGGTCGGTCATCTGGGCCAGCGTCTCGTCGTGCGTGACGATGACGAAGGTCTGTTTGAATTCGTCGCGCAGGTCGAAGAAGAGCTTGTGCAGCTCGATTTTGTTCTTCGAGTCGAGGCTCCCCGAAGGTTCGTCGGCCAGGATTACCGACGGGCGGTTGATGAGCGCCCGGGCCACGGCCACCCGTTGCTTCTCGCCACCCGAGAGTTGGGCCGGTTTGTGGCCCAGCCGGTCGCCCAGACTCAGAAAGTCGAGAATGCGCTTGGCCTCCCGCTCGGCCTCCGAACTGTTGCGGCCTCCGATGAGAGCCGGAATCATCACGTTTTCGAGCGCGGTGAATTCGGGCAACAGCTGGTGGAACTGGAAGACAAACCCGATGTGCCCGTTGCGGAATCGGGCCATCTCGCGGTCGGGCAGGTTGTCCACCCGTTTCCCGTCGTAGCGTATCTCGCCGCGGTCGGGCTTGTCGAGCGTCCCCACGATTTGCAGCAGCGTGGTCTTACCGGCTCCGCTCGCCCCCACGATGGCGACGATTTCGCCCTGTTCGATGACGGCGTCGATGCCTTTCAGCACCTCCAACGAGCCGTAGCTCTTGTGTATGTTTTTTATCTCTATCATATCGCGGTAAGTTTCTGGATTACATAGCTGGCCAGGTGGCACCCGAAGATGGCCGGCAGATACGAGAGGGTGCCCACGGTCGACTTCTTGTGGCGCTCGCCCTCCACGGCCACGACGGCGCGAGGGTCGGGCTGCTCGGTCGAAAACACCGTTTTCAACCCTTTCGATATGCCCGCTTTGCGCAACCGCTGCCGCACCGCCCGGGCCAGACCGCAGTGGTAGGTGTCGGCAATATCGGCCAGGCGTATGGCCGACGGGTCCTTGCGACCGCCCGCGCCCATCGACGAGACGATGCGTATCTTGTGGTGCAGGCAATAGGTGATGAGCGCTATCTTGGGCGCGAGCGTATCGATGGCGTCGACTACGAAATCGACCGGTTCCCGATCCAGCAGAGCCGGTATGTCGTCGGCTTCGAGGTAGCGCTGTTCGGCCGTGAGTTGCAGCCCGGGGTTGATGTCGAGCAGTCGGGTCGCCAGGACCTCGGTCTTGGGCTTGCCCAGCGTGCTGTGCAGCGCCACGAGCTGGCGGTTCAGGTTGCTCTCGGCCACGGTGTCGCCGTCGACAATCGTCAGGCGTCCCACACCGGCCCGCACAATCATCTCGGCCGCATAGGCACCCACGCCACCCACACCCACCACCATGACGTGTGCGTGTTGCAACCGCTCGATGGCGGCATCGCCCAATAGCAGGCGGGTTCGTGACAGCCACTCTTCCATTGTTTTTCTCGTTTGGTCGGTTATAATCAATTTACGAAGATACTCTTTTTTTGGAGAAAACAGGAAATACCGGCGGTAAAATGAATCGACACACGGGCTCTTTCTCTGGCGGAAGTCTTGTTGCGGGCCCGGTTGAAAGGGCGCGGCCGGGGAGTGCCGTGTCGGGTGGTCGTGTCGCGGCGACCGGTTTGTTTCTTCGGCCATTTATGCTATCTTTGTCAAGGAGATGGTTCCGTATCCGCTTCGGGATTCGAGGTGGGGGAGCCATTGCCGAATAACCGAAAATCAGAGAGATTGATATGGAAATCGTATGGATTATTCTGGGAGCCTTGTGTCTGCTTGTGGGGCTGGCCGGCTGTTTCCTCCCCGCCCTGCCCGGGCCACCGCTCGCCTACGTGGGCATGCTGTTGCTGCATATCACCGACAGGGTGCAGTTTACCGTCACCCAGCTCATCGTCTGGGCTATTCTGGTCATCGTCGTGCAGGTGCTCGACTACTTTACTCCGCTCATCGGCACCAAGTATGGCGGGGGTAGCAAGTGGGGAAACCGCGGTTGTATCGTGGGCACGGTGGTGGGCATGTTTCTCTTTCCCCCGTGGGGTATCATATTGGGCCCTCTCGTGGGAGCCATCATCGGTGAACTGTTGGGCGGAAAACTCACGCACGAAGCTCTCAAAGCCGGGTTGGGTGCCTTTGTGGGCTTCCTGTTGGGCGTGGTGATCAAGGTCTCGCTGTGCGGTTATTTCATCTATGAGTTTGTAGCGGCACTGGTGTGAAAGGCAGTCGCTGCTGTTGTTATGGGCGGACACCTTTCGTAAGTAAGATACATTTAAAAGCAACCGAGGCTGCTCCCTGACGGAGCAGCCTCGGTTTTTATATCAAATCGATGGTTTCGATTAGAGTTTCGGGCCGGCAGCAACCAGAGCCTTACCAGCAGCGTTGCCTTCGAACTTAGCGAAGTTCTTGATGAAGCGAGCGGCCAGGTCTTTGGCTTTGGCGTCCCATTCGGCAGCGTTGGCGTAGGTGTCGCGGGGATCGAGAATGTTCTTGTCAACACCCGGCAATTCGGTAGGAACAACGAAGTCGAAGTAGGGGATAACTTTCGTCGGAGCCTTGTCGATAGAACCGTCGAGGATAGCGTCGATGATACCACGAGTATCGCGGATCGAGATACGTTTGCCCGTACCGTTCCAACCCGTATTTACCAGGTAAGCCTTGGCACCGGCCATTTCCATCTTCTTAACCAGCTCTTCGGCATATTTGGTAGGATGCAGCGACAGGAAGGCGGCACCGAAGCAAGCCGAGAAAGTAGGAGTCGGTTCGGTGATACCACGCTCGGTACCGGCCAATTTGGCGGTGAAGCCCGAGAGGAAGTAGTATTTCGTTTGCTCGGCGTTCAGGATAGAAACGGGAGGCAATACACCGAAGGCATCGGCCGACAGGAAGATAACCTGTTTGGCGTGCGGACCTTTCGATACCGGTTTAACGATGTTGTTGATGTGATAGATAGGATACGATACACGGGTATTCTCCGTTACGCTCTTATCGGCGAAGTCGATTTTGCCGTTGGCGTCAACCGTAACGTTTTCGAGCAGGGCGTCACGTTTGATGGCGTTGTAGATATCGGGCTCGCTCTCTTTGTCGAGGTTGATAACCTTGGCATAGCAACCACCTTCGTAGTTGAATACACCGTCGTTGTCCCAGCCGTGTTCGTCGTCACCGATGAGCAGACGTTTCGGGTCGGTCGACAGCGTCGTTTTACCCGTACCGGAGAGACCGAAGAAGATAGCGGTGCTCTTGCCCTCTTTGTCGGTGTTGGCCGAGCAGTGCATCGAAGCCATGCCTCTCAGGGGGTTCAGGTAGTTCATGATCGAGAAGATACCTTTCTTCATTTCACCACCGTACCAGGTGTTCAGGATAACCTGCTCGTTGGTCTTCAAGTTGAATACCGTAGCCGTCTCAGAGTTCAAGCCCAGTTCCTTGTAGTTGTCAACTTTGGCTTTGGCAGCGTTGAACGATACGAAATCGGGTTCGCCGTAGTTGGCCAGTTCCTCTTCGGTAGGACGGATAAACATGTTCTTAACGAAGTGAGCTTGCCAAGCAACCTCCATGATGAAACGTACTTTCAGACGAGTAGCGGGGTTGGCACCGCAGAAAGTATCCATTACAAACAGTCTCTTGCCCGAGAGTTCTTTTACGGCTTTGGCTTTCAAATCGGCCCAAGCAGCTTCGGAGCAAGGTTTGTTATCGTTTTTATATTCGTCGCTGGTCCACCAGAGGGTGTCCTTGCTGGCTTCGTTCATGACAAAGAATTTGTCTTTGGGCGAACGGCCGGTGTAGATACCCGTCATTACATTCACAGCACCAAGCTCAGTTACCTGACCTTTTTCATAGCCTTCCAAGCCTGCTTTGGTCTCTTCCTCAAACAGTACTTCGTAAGAAGGGTTGTGTAAAATCTCTTTTACATCTTTAATACCATACTTGCTTAAATCTAATGTTGCCATTGTTTTTGAATTTTAATGGTTTATAAAATATTACTCTATTTTCTTAGTCCATGAAAACCGACTGCAAAATTAACAACAAATTCCACAAGTAACGATTTAATTAAAGAAAATTTTCGCTAATTGTTTGTATTTATTACAAATATGCCCCCAATCGCTATGCCTGCATAGCAAAAAGAGCCTTTTTTTATTCCAAACGGCCAAAAAAACAATTTATAATTTTCTAAAACAAAATTTATACGTACTTTTGTTCTTCGGCAAAAAACAGATAATATGGAAGTAATCAATTTTGCCGAGAAAAACTCGGTAGTAAACCGGTTCATGGCCGAATTGCGAGATGTGAATATTCAGACCGACCGAATCCGGTTCCGTCGTAACCTCGAGCGTATTGGTGAAATCATGGCATACGAAATAAGCCATCGTCTTCATTACTCTGAAAAAGAGGTAACTACCCCGCTGGGGACAGCCCGGGTCAATTTACCCGACGACACGGTGGTGCTGGCCACGATTCTCAGGGCCGGTCTCCCGTTTCATCAAGGCTTTCTCAGTTGCCTCGACGATGCCGAAAACGCGTTTGTCTCGGCCTATCGCAAGTATAAGGATAAACTTAATTTCGATATTTTCATCGAATACATAGCCTCGCCGCGAATCGACGGGAAAGTGCTGGTTATCACCGACCCCATGCTGGCCACGGGAGGTTCGATGGAGCTGTCATACAAGGCGTTGCTCACCAAGGGTACTCCCAAGAGCGTGCACATCGCCTCGGTCATTGCCAGCCGGCAGGCTATCGATTATGTGAAACAACATTTCCCCGACGATACCACCCTGTGGGTCGGTGCCATCGACGACCAGCTCGACGATCACTCCTATATCGTGCCAGGGCTTGGCGATGCGGGTGACCTCGCATACGGAATCAAGGAGTAGGCGGGGTGTAGGTAGAAATAAATTGCTGAAATTATAAACATCATGTCAATCACGATTAAGGAAATTGCCGGGAACCGCGCCTTGAAAAAATTTGCCAGGTTCTCGATCGACCTCTATGAGGGTAACGAATACTACGTGCCCTCGCTGGTTCTGGACGAGGTGGGGACGCTGAGCGCCAAGAGCAACCCGGCTTTCGACTTTTGCGAATCGGTGTACTACATGGCCTATCGCGACGGTAAACCCGTAGGGCGCATAGCCGGTATCATCAACCGTAAAGTCAACGAAAAGACCGGCGAGAAGGCCGCTCGATTCGGATTTGTCGATTTTATCGACGACCGCGAAGTGAGCAAGGCCCTCTTCGATGCCGTAGAGAACTGGGCCCGCTCCAAAGGTATGAACCAGATGCACGGCCCCCTCGGATTTACCGATATGGATCCCGAAGGATTACTGGTCGAGGGGTATGACCAACTCAGCACCATGGCCTCGATTTACAACTATCCCTACTATGTGGATCACATTGAGGCCTTGGGGTATGAAAAGGCCGTCGACTGGGTCGAGTACAAAATCAAGGTGCCCGAATGCGTACCCGAGAAGCACCAGCGCATCAGCGATATCGTGCAACGCAAGTACAACCTGAGGATTCTTAAATTCAAGAAAACCTCCGAAGTGTATAAAGGAAACTACGGGCAGAAGATTTTCGACCTCATCAACGATGCCTATGCCGAATTGTATGGCTACTCGGCCCTCTCGCAGCGGCAGATCGACTACTACGTCAAGATGTACATACCCCTGTTGCGTCTCGAAAACGTGACGCTCATTGTCGACGAGCACGACGACCTCATTGCCGTGGGTATCGCCATTCCCTCCATGTCGCGGGCGTTGCAGAAATCGCGTGGACGTCTCTTCCCCTTCGGGTTTATCCACCTGCTCAAAGCCCTCAAAGGGAAAAACGACGGGGTCGACCTCTTGTTGGTGGCCGTGCGTCCCGACTATCAGAGCAAGGGAGTCAACGCCCTCCTCTTCTCCGACCTCATACCGGTATTTATCCGCAACGGCTACAAGTTTGCCGAGAGTAACCCCGAGCTCGAAGAGAACGAGAAGGTGCAGTCGCAGTGGCAATACTTCGAACGCCACCAGCACAAGCGCCGCAGGGCCTACACGAAAGACATCTGAACGGATTGTTCCAATCAATAACAAATAACACGGACGGCAGAAAGAGCGCTCTCTTTCTGCCGTCCGTGTGTTATGCGAAAGTGAGCAGTCGTTTATCGGTTATGAGTAGTCCTCTTCCTGGCGAGGTTCTACCCGTATAATCCGTTCGAGTTGCTTACCTCGGTTGGCTATAATCAGGGGTACACGTTCCACGACAACGGCCGACGTGTCCAACCCCAAAGAACTCGGCTCGTTGATACCGATTCGTCGAATGACCGAGAAGAGACTCATCAGCAAATTCTGCTTACGGTCGCGTGAGTCCTCGGGATAGTAGATGTGGTGGATAATGATAAACCGGAAATCACCCGGTATGCCATTTTTGCGCAGAGAGGGGAAAGTGCTGGTCAATTCCATCTCACCTTCAGCCACCAGATCTTCCACGATTTGTC
It contains:
- the nrdG gene encoding anaerobic ribonucleoside-triphosphate reductase activating protein; translated protein: MEPLHLINVYPETISDGFGVRYSIYLAGCTHRCRGCHNAGSWNPRAGEPLTEALLARIVDEIRANPLLDGITLSGGDPFYNPLALLALLQRLKADTGLNIWCYTGYTYEALLADEARRPCLDYIDTLVDGPFVQSLFDPTLVFRGSRNQRILHLSRAR
- a CDS encoding DUF3843 family protein, which translates into the protein MNITLQQWLARQPYTQTTDSDRYYVRLANRLYDEIQRSPLKTQWNDEAVKSICCDLVGYFADILSETGLWAAFTTQHRAFYGCTLPFFDTPNYYEGEVNREDVRVLLWYLSAAYGAEHELLSPLDDRLIATADPIYDLLESEYETAPDSPLLQEFCLPELNETSDPEARYRFAEWLFWESFLLGPSNRSLARQLLHEVHSKPHHNEKEKLSRLEKLRRESLYTLPAGPLALFAHEWVSLLWQHTLPEEPEEKKELHPYYQQFTQSTGGSPVKYIGSYTELDRFLTEGMQWGETEGGHLSHLAHKKNFVLYVTPYKGMLVASDIAQYIADPANPYYRPEEARKGAISLLTLPGRCPVDLLLYLCSHNLLPDACLADGDPHLVADNWDFIARCLLQDYYRAV
- a CDS encoding DUF3467 domain-containing protein, with product MEEKKEIQIELSAAVAEGTYSNLAIISHAPSEFVIDFIRVTPGAPKAPVKSRIILTAEHAKRLLFALQDNIRKYEAQFGPIQMNDPQRGGGMPPFMAPGGQA
- a CDS encoding NigD1/NigD2 family lipoprotein, with translation MSPTIASRWWLLSLLLLLTTACEQEKDIYGIFYADIVTCHRGNDGTYFTHQATDSAPLDTLYPVGAVNEAKTAEGVRVLLQYRPVETLGENRQRIEIQALSSIHFDTLRLVSHEQMAQLPDDTLYLQSVWKTGDFLNLRYRIDYHSRPHTLMLVADESTLAGDTLKMELRHSRNDDPEGHWTNLYSSFNIEGYRSRPYTTLQLYVNQVNFNYKYYYFKLH
- a CDS encoding ABC transporter ATP-binding protein codes for the protein MIEIKNIHKSYGSLEVLKGIDAVIEQGEIVAIVGASGAGKTTLLQIVGTLDKPDRGEIRYDGKRVDNLPDREMARFRNGHIGFVFQFHQLLPEFTALENVMIPALIGGRNSSEAEREAKRILDFLSLGDRLGHKPAQLSGGEKQRVAVARALINRPSVILADEPSGSLDSKNKIELHKLFFDLRDEFKQTFVIVTHDETLAQMTDRILFMKDGAIVDPPEKEVEV
- a CDS encoding tRNA threonylcarbamoyladenosine dehydratase, with translation MEEWLSRTRLLLGDAAIERLQHAHVMVVGVGGVGAYAAEMIVRAGVGRLTIVDGDTVAESNLNRQLVALHSTLGKPKTEVLATRLLDINPGLQLTAEQRYLEADDIPALLDREPVDFVVDAIDTLAPKIALITYCLHHKIRIVSSMGAGGRKDPSAIRLADIADTYHCGLARAVRQRLRKAGISKGLKTVFSTEQPDPRAVVAVEGERHKKSTVGTLSYLPAIFGCHLASYVIQKLTAI
- a CDS encoding DUF456 domain-containing protein, with amino-acid sequence MEIVWIILGALCLLVGLAGCFLPALPGPPLAYVGMLLLHITDRVQFTVTQLIVWAILVIVVQVLDYFTPLIGTKYGGGSKWGNRGCIVGTVVGMFLFPPWGIILGPLVGAIIGELLGGKLTHEALKAGLGAFVGFLLGVVIKVSLCGYFIYEFVAALV
- the pckA gene encoding phosphoenolpyruvate carboxykinase (ATP); this encodes MATLDLSKYGIKDVKEILHNPSYEVLFEEETKAGLEGYEKGQVTELGAVNVMTGIYTGRSPKDKFFVMNEASKDTLWWTSDEYKNDNKPCSEAAWADLKAKAVKELSGKRLFVMDTFCGANPATRLKVRFIMEVAWQAHFVKNMFIRPTEEELANYGEPDFVSFNAAKAKVDNYKELGLNSETATVFNLKTNEQVILNTWYGGEMKKGIFSIMNYLNPLRGMASMHCSANTDKEGKSTAIFFGLSGTGKTTLSTDPKRLLIGDDEHGWDNDGVFNYEGGCYAKVINLDKESEPDIYNAIKRDALLENVTVDANGKIDFADKSVTENTRVSYPIYHINNIVKPVSKGPHAKQVIFLSADAFGVLPPVSILNAEQTKYYFLSGFTAKLAGTERGITEPTPTFSACFGAAFLSLHPTKYAEELVKKMEMAGAKAYLVNTGWNGTGKRISIRDTRGIIDAILDGSIDKAPTKVIPYFDFVVPTELPGVDKNILDPRDTYANAAEWDAKAKDLAARFIKNFAKFEGNAAGKALVAAGPKL
- the upp gene encoding uracil phosphoribosyltransferase, yielding MEVINFAEKNSVVNRFMAELRDVNIQTDRIRFRRNLERIGEIMAYEISHRLHYSEKEVTTPLGTARVNLPDDTVVLATILRAGLPFHQGFLSCLDDAENAFVSAYRKYKDKLNFDIFIEYIASPRIDGKVLVITDPMLATGGSMELSYKALLTKGTPKSVHIASVIASRQAIDYVKQHFPDDTTLWVGAIDDQLDDHSYIVPGLGDAGDLAYGIKE